In Labilibaculum sp. DW002, the genomic window AAAATAGCGATCCGACCTATCGTGATCGTCCCAGTTTTGTTGAATAAGCAAAGTTGGAACAGCTGCAAAACAAAGAACAAATGCGACAGGAAGAGCTATTACATCCTTTTTAATTCCTTTTTTTGCCAGCTCAAAAACAGCCAACAAACCCAGACCGATCCAAATTGCAAAAGCATAAAATGATCCCGCGTAAGCGTAATCCCTTTCTCTTGGCTGCAGAGGAGGCTGGTTAAGGTACACCACAATAGCCAATCCTGTTAAAAGGAACAAAAGCAATACAACGTAAAAATCTTTTTTCCCTTGTACACTTTTTTTATACTGATATAGTAATCCTGCTAAGCCTAAAAGAAGTGGTAAGAAATAATAGGTGTTATTCCCCTTGTTGTTTTTCATGTGATCTGGTCGTAAGCTTTGATCGCCCAATCGCATATTGTCTACAAGCGGAATTCCTGATATCCAATTTCCATCCAGAACTCCTCCATAGGACTGTTTATCGGTTTGTCGACCAGCAAAATTCCACATAAAATAGCGGAGATACATGTAATTAACCTGATACGAAAAAAAGAATTTAAGATTTTGAGCAAAGGTCGGTTTTGCTTTCTGATCTGCACGAATTCCAGACCATTTAGCATATTCCTCCGGATTTCGACCTGTCATTCCCTTGGTGTACATCCGTGGAAACACCATTTTCTGCGAACTCTTATAATTTGCTTTCTGTTTGGTGTAAGAAACTACATATTTTCCATCCTTTTTAATGTAAACATCCTTATCATCCACATAAGTTTCTTCCTCTAAAGGTGTATTAAAAGACTCCCCATAAACCAAAGGTTTGTCTCCATATTGCTCTCTGTTTAAATAATACAAAAGAGAATATAAATCTTCTGGATTGTTCTGATCTAAGCCTGGGTTTGATGCCGAGCGAATCATGATTAAGGAATAAGACGAGTATCCTATTAAAACGACAGTAAGAGCCGTAAGTAATGTATTTAAAACAACTTTTCCGTGAGCAAGGGTATAACGAATACCCCAAGTTAATGCTGCAGCCAATACAATAATAAAAACAATTGCTCCATAGTTAAAAGGCAAACCAATTACATTCACAAAAAATAGGTCGAATACAAAGGCTACTTTCACAACTCCTGGAATAATAACATACATTGCTCCTCCTAAAAGCAGTAAAGCCACTCCCAATGCTTTTAAAATACCATTCCTACTTGCTTCGTATTTTTTAAAATAGTAAACCATTACGATGGCAGGAATCGCTAATAAATTTAAGAGGTGAACGCCTATCGACAAGCCCATTAAATAGGCAATCAATATTAACCAACGATTAGCATAAGCTTGGCCTTCTTCATTCTCCCATTTTAAGATACACCAGAAAACTACTGCTGTAAATAAAGATGAAGTTGCATAAACTTCCCCCTCAACGGCAGAAAACCAGAAGGTATCGGAAAAAGCATAGGCCATTGCACCAATAAAACCAGCACTAATAATGGTCCAAATTTGTGTTCCTTTTATTTCATTATCAGAAACTACCAGTTTTTTAGCCAAATGCGTAATGGTCCAAAACAAGAATAAAATGGTGAACGCGCTTGCCAATCCAGACATGGAATTAATTAAAACTGCCACATTCTCGGGACCAGAAGCAAAAAGAGAGAAAAAACGAGCCAATATCATAAAAAATGGAGCTCCAGGAGCATGTCCAATTTCCAACTTATATGCAGAAGTTATAAACTCTCCACAATCCCAAAAACTAACAGTAGGTTCAAGGGTTAAAAAATAAACAAGAGCTGCTATTGCAAAGGATATCCATCCTGCAATGATGTTCGTTTTTTGGTACTTACTCATATATCTTTTAAAATAAAGGTTCCAATTTTTAGCTACAAGACACGAAGTTAGCACTTTTAGAGGGAAGAATTGATTTGTATTATGTGAAAATTCCTTAAAGACATTGAGTTTTTATTGCTATAAAAACTTCAAAAAAAAATGGCTGCCTTCGTTCAAGGCAGCCATTGTATATTTCAAATTTTCTTTATTTACTCTACAAAAGTTTTAAAAAGCATTTCAAACTTCAATTGTAAATCTTCTCTCAACTTGGTTTGTTCACCCATATCGGCAAGTCCCAATAACATTTGTACAACTCTTATTTCGCGCTCTTGCTCTGCTCTAAAAGCATTTGCATATTGCGACTCTAAACTTAAGAAGTAATTCAACTTGTCGTAAGATTGTTGTGCCATATCAGATAACAAAACATTTGCTTTATCAGTTGCTCCAGCACGATAATATTCTTGAATAAATCCGATCAGCGTATTGTCAAATGGAATTTTGCTTGTTGGCAATTCTTCCATGCAACGATCCATAATCTTAATTGCTTTATCCTTCTTTCCTTCATCGTTTAAAGCACTCGCCAATCGGCTGTAATTTGCTCTAAAAGACATGATGTTAACAGTTAGGATATGGAATTGATCAACATGTACATCGGGATCTTTAAGACCACCAAAAGTGAATTTATTCATGTAATTATCATACAACAATTCGGTATTTACATGACCCAATTCGTTTCGCTGCGGTTTTGTTTCTATTGGAACCAAACGGTAAGCAGCACCTTCTAGCTGGAAATACTTTTCCAAACCAAGAAAACTATCAACACCCATTCCTACAGAGAAATATATTGGACGTTCCCAATTGTTATTGGCGATGATATCGTAAACCGCGATGTCATTTTTGTACAAATAACTTTTTTTGATGTTCCATTCCAATTTATCCACAACCAAGCCTGCATCTTCAGGCTGAACAGTTCCATTGGAAACAACTTTTGATGAATCAACAGGCACATATACTTTTCTACCTGGGAAATAATGCAATTTCTTACCCGATTGCGTTTCTACAGTAGTCGCTTCGTTATCACTAGCAACAAACTTGATCATTTCACTCAATAACTCAGGCTTGCTTAAACGCTCAACAACGGGCACCTGATCTCGAATTCCTGGTTCCACTTTATCCGCGGTAAGCGTCATCGGTATCAACTCAGAATCGTAAGCTTTTCTACGCATTTGGTTGATATACCAATCACCAGCTAATAAACTAATATTTACAATTCTAATATCTCGACGGATGCCTTCTACTTCTTGTGCATACCAAAGGGGGAAGGTGTCGTTGTCACCGTAAGTGAAAAGTATCGCATTAGGATCGCATGAGTTCAGATAGTTTTTAGCGTATGCTAAGGTTGCATATCGTCCGCCTCTATCGTGATCATCCCAATTTTGTTGAGCCATTAAACCAGGGACAGCAATAAGACAAATCAATGTAACCAAACCTGCCGATGCTAGAGCTGGCATTTTATTTTTAAGGAAATTGTAGAGTCCCAATACACCAAATCCAATCCAAATAGCAAAGGCGTAGAATGATCCGGCATAGGCATAATCACGTTCACGTGGCTGATGAGGATATTGATTGAGGTAAACTACAATAGCTAGCCCAGTAAGTAGGAATAGCAACATAACTACCCAGAAATCTTTTTTGCCTTTTTTTCCTGCATTTAGTTGAAAGAAAATACCGATTAAGCCTAAAATGAATGGTAGGAAGAAATAAGCGTTCCTTGATTTCTTATTTTTTAGCTCAGAGTATAATTTATCCTGATTACCTAATCGCATTTCATCAAGGAATTGTATGCCCGAGATCCAGTTCCCATGTCGGATACCACCATGATTCTGAATATCATTCTGTCGACCAGCAAAATTCCACATGAAATAGCGCCAATACATATGATTGAACTGATAAGAAAAGAAGAATCGTAGATTTGAACCGAAGCTTGGTTTGTAAATGACTTCATCACCAACTTGAATTGGATTGTTCTTTTTTACATTTCCCCAATACTCGTAATCGCGTACATGTCCAGCATTTGAACTGTACATACGAGGGAAAATAGTATTGAATCGAGAATCGAATTCGTATTTTGGTTTGTACGAAGCAATTACATACTTATCCTTTCCATTTTTATCCTTTTTCTGAATATAAACAGGCTTTGTTTCAACCATATCAACAGCTGGAGCATTGTAATACTCTCCAAAAACTAGCGGTCTATCTCCATATTGCTCACGATTCAGGTAAGATAATAAGGAAAATACATCGTCTGGATTATTTTCATCCATAGGCGGGTTGGCTGAGGAACGAATCACAATCATGGCAAATGATGAATACCCAATCATGATCACAATAAAGGAGGTGACAATGGTATTTAAGATGACCTTATTGTGCTTAATTGAATAATTAATAGTCCAAACCATCAAGGCAATCAGGGAAATAGCATAAACAAGCACACCTGTTTTAAAGGGCGCTCCTAAACCATTTACAAAGGCTAATTCGAACCAAGATGCAATTTTAATAACACCAGGAATAATACCATACATGATTACACCTAATATCACAAGAGATATACCTAAAGCAGCAAGAATACCATTTCGGGTTGGTTCATGTTTTTTGAAATAGTAAACAAATACAATAGCAGGGATTGCCAATAGGTTTAGAAGGTGAACCCCAATTGAAAGCCCCATTAGATAGGCAATCAGAATAATCCAACGATTGGCATATTTCTCATCGGCAACATTTTCCCATTTCAGGATAGCCCAAAACACAACAGCCGTAAACAAAGAAGACAGAGCATAAACCTCACCTTCAACAGCTGAAAACCAGAATGTATCAGAGAAGGTGTAAGCTAGTGCACCAACCATTCCTGCACCTAATACTGCAACGCCGTTTGCAAGACTAATCTCACCATCTTTTACAAATAGTTTTTTAGCCAGATGAGTGATAGTCCAGAATAAAAACATGATGGTAAATGCCGAAGCAAGTGCTGACATCAGGTTAACCATGAGAGCTGCGTACGATGGATCTGGTGCGAATAATGCAAAGAAACGTGCAATAATCATAAAAAGCGGTGCCCCGGGTGGGTGACCAACCTGAAGACCATTAGCGGAGGTAATAAATTCTCCACAATCCCATAAACTGGCAGAAGGTTCCATGGTTAAGGCATAGGTGATGGCCGCAACAGCAAAAGCCAGCCAGCCTAACACATTGTTAACCAACTTGTAATTAGATTTCATCTTGTGTTTATTTTTGTTTTGATATTCTTTTGTAGGATAATATTTGGAACGAAAATAGTCAATTTTAAGAGTTCCCCCCGAATTATGTCTGAAAATTTTACATTTTTTGTTTGAGCAAAAAAAAAAAGTATTACATTTGCAGAGCTCTTTGCAAAAAGAGTGATTATGATTGTCCCATGGTGTAATGGTAACACTCCTGTTTTTGGTACAGGCATTTAAGGTTCGAGTCCTTATGGGACAACACAGAAAAGCTTCGAAATTATTTCGAAGCTTTTTTTATTTCACTTATGTTGAACGATCAGGAAAACCAAAAGACTTAGTTCTTGAAACTTATAAACACCCCTCTGCCTGTCGGCATCTCCCCTAAAAAAGGGAGAACCTAAAAAATCAGACAACTCGACACTTCTTCCATCCCACCGAGCTAAAGTACTGCGCAAATCATACCTGCAAAACTTTGTACTTGAAACTTGTTACTTGAGACTTGTTACTTTCTCCTTTCTTCTTGTCACTTATTCCTTAATCCACCACCTTTTCAAACTTAAAACTACCTGACACTCCTTGATCGTCTAAACTATCTCCTTCGATTGTCGTTTCATTTATCAACATCCCATCCCAAGAATCCAATTCGTATCTAATTTCATAGTCGGCATGAATTATATCATACTCGATTGCTTTCAAACGAATTCGATTTAAAACAATCTCCCCTTCTAATATTTCCTGAATCATGAAAGTTTCATTGTCATCAACATTTTCCGAAAAAATGATTTTTCCGCTTAATTTTCGACCTTCTTGCTTCAATAAAAGCTCTCCTTTGGCATTTCCGTAGCCATAATCCTCCTCATAAAGCCACTTTCCTGTTAATGATTCTATTTTTTTTTGCTCCATTATTTTCGTCTTTCAAATTGACAATCAGAATATTTACAATATCATTATACTAACAACAAAAAAAAGCTTTAAATTTTTTACATTTTTTGGTTTTAGCTACGAAATATTTCACTTATATTTGCAACGTCTTAGTCAGAATATGACGGACAGTTGATTGTCCCATGGTGTAATGGTAACACTCCTGTTTTTGGTACAGGCATTTAAGGTTCGAGTCCTTATGGGACAACAAAAGCTTCTGATTTTATCAGGAGCTTTTTTTATTTTATAACAAAATCAGCAAAGTCCTGATCTGGTAAATTACAAATAAAAATATCCTTCACCTTAGCCCAATCCGGACCTTTCCTACACCATTCACAAAACAATTCAACAGCCAAATTTGTTCCAATAACTTCCAAATAAACCGTTCCATCTGGCTGATTTTTCACAAATCCTCTTACACCAAAACGATTCGCAGCTTCTTTAGCCTGATACCGATATCCTACATTCTGTACCTTACCTGACACTTGTATACTTACCGATTTCCCATCCATTTGCTTGCTTTTTTGTACAAGATAAGATTAAACAAATGAGAAATTAATAATTCGTAATTAAAAATTCATCTCCCCCCTAATATATCAAAAGAACTTGGTTCTTTCTTCCTTAGAACTTTAACCATATTACTTTCTTTGATACTTTTTCCTTTTTTCCTTTATCCTTGGTACTTTTTCCTTGAAACTTGATATTTTTGCCACATGATCAATTATCACGAACCTTTATTTAGACCGCCTAGCGAGGCTCACTCCCTAATTCTACAAGTAAGTTTAGGATGTGCATGGAACAAATGTGCCTTTTGCGAAATGTACAGCAGCAAAACCTTTACCCTACGCAAGGAAAAAGATGTTTTTGCTGATATCGAAGCCATGTCGCCTTATGCAAATGATTATCGTAAGGTGTTCTTGGCCGATGGAAACGCTATGGTTCTTTCTTTCGATAAGCTTTCGCGGATATTAGATCAACTTCATGCGACTTTCCCAAGACTAACCCGTGTTTCGGCCTATGCCATACCAAAAGACATAGCAGCAAAAACCGACGACGAATTGCAAGCCTTGGCTGCAAAAGGCCTTAAATTACTCTATGTAGGAATTGAATCGGGCGATGATGAGTTGCTTGGAAGAATTAATAAAGGTGAAGATTTTGCCAGCACTAGTCATGCCTTGCAACGTGCACGAAAAGCAGGAATTAAACTTTCTGTGATGATTCTAAATGGCTTGGGTGGTAAAAACTACTCGCAACAACATGCCATCAACTCGGCCAAAATGGTGAACGAAATACAACCCGAGTTTCTTTCAACACTGGTTCTTAGTTATCCTTACGGAGAAGCACACTTTATGAAAAAATTCGATGGCGAATTTATTCCTTTGGACACAATCGGGCTTATTGCCGAAATGAAGGTCTTTATAGAAAACCTGAACTTGTCGCAAACCGTTTTTAGAAGCGATCACGCCTCCAATTATTTGATTCTGCGTGGTAACTTCCCTCGCGACAAACAAGAAATGTTGAATCGTATTAATGCAGTTTTAGACGATCCGGCAAACGCAAAGTTGCGACCCGAGTGGATGAGGGGATTGTAGAAACATAATTAGTATCTAAATACAAGAGTTATTTTTACATATTACAAATAAAGGTTAAATCGTTTATCAGAATAAAAAAAATCTGATATTTAACGTAAATAAATTTAACCTAACATGATTAAACACATCCTAATCCTTCTTCTCACGCTCTCCTGTTTGACATTATCAGCCCAAGAATTCAAAGGACAATTAATTGATAATGATGGAGAAAGTCAAGACACCTACCTTCTTGATCCGTACAAGAAAAGCAATTATGAGTTCGTTTTATTTTATCGTTATGGCCATCCAACCCAATTATACGCCTCTAACTATAAACGAGCTATATTCTCAGATGACCTTATTTACACTTCAATTAAAATTGAAAATTCAATTGACAAAGTTTGGTCAAGACTACATTTTGAAAGTGATTTAATAAAACTGTTTTTGAGATACAATAAGTATTACTTAGAAATTAATGATCAGGTAATAGATATTAGTAAATCTCAAAATTTAGAATCACTACAACTTCCAGATCAGCTTAAAAAGCAATGGAAACAAGCGCTAAAAAGTTCAAAACTACTTCCATTCAAAAAAGTCAAAACAGTTTTGGTAGCATACCACAAGCAAGAAAAAATTAAGTTCAAAAGTTATTTCAACACAAATCAATCCAATATAAATATTGAAATTGGACTTGGTCTCGATATCTCCACAGCAAATATCAACAAATCAAAAGATGAACAAATAGAGGTAAACACTCTTTCCCCACGTTTATTTGCAAACTGCCGAATCTATTTACCACGAGTTATGAAGAATTCTTTTGCAAGCTTTGGTCTTAGTATTCAAAAATACAGCATAGAAGAGGATCTGCATAAACCTTTTACCAACAGTGATAACTATTATGAATCGGAGATGAAATTCCTTCAAGTGGCTGTTCCATTATCTTATAATATAAAAGTCGCATCAATAAACAACTTCAATATTTACGCTAAAGCTGGAGCAAAAATATATTTTAATATTGGAGATAACGGTTATTTAAATACAGAATATAAAGTAGAGAATATTGTTAGGCCAGTGTTCCAAACACTGCAACTTGCAAAAAAAACAAGTTTTGCTCCCATTGTTGGTTTTCTTCTCGATAAGAAATTAGCAAAACAACAATTCAGTCTTTCAATTCAATATGAAAAATATATGGAAAATAAAGACAGCTCAGCTAAAACACCCCAAATAGAACTCAATAATTCTGCGATTAGTATTGGCTTAGCTATGAAATTTTAACCTATCCGAAAATGAAAAAATATATCTTAATTATCCTATCGATATTTATTTGTTTCCTTGCTTGTGATAAAGAAGAAGCAAACCGACCATATGCACGTATTAGAACACTTGGAGTTCAAGACATTAGCCGCAGTGGAGTTACCATATCAGGAGAAATTTACAATTCGAAAAATTTAAGTATTGAAGACCATGGCTTTGTTTACAATTTACAATCGTCATCGCTACCCGATGGTACCAAAGCGAATACCAATTTAGAAGAATACTTTGAGAAAGAATCCTTGGGGCGTAAAAATGGAGATGGATTTTTTGAAAGCACATTAACCAGAAACTTGATAAAGAATGCTACTTATCTTGCCAAAGCTTATGTTGTTAGCAATGGGATTACAACTTATGATGAGGCTATAGAATTTGAAAGTCAAGGCGGAATTGCACCCGTAATTTCAAAAATCGTTCCAGACACAGCCTATTATGGAGATACAATTAATGTTATAGGAAACAATTTCAGTATTCAAACTCGTTACAATAAAATCTTTTTTAATGAATTAGAAGCTAAAATTGTGCAATCTTCTGACACATTAATTAAAACGATTGTTCCTGAACGTGATTGGCAATGGAAATCTAAATCAAAAATCAAAATAGAATTAGGTGATTCGGAAATACAAAGCCTTCCTGATTTTTATCTTCGTTCTCCAAGAATTGATTCTGCATCTACCAAAACTGTTGTATCTGGTATGACTGTGAAAATATATGGAAGTAACTTTAATGATCTTTATGGATTGTGTATCGATGGAAAATTTGCTAATTATTATGATTATAATAACCTTTCTGACTCGTTGATAACCGTACAAATTCCTTCTAATATTTCTATTGGTAAGATTCCTATTAAGTATTCTCATTTGTCAGAAACCATAATTATTCCAGATTTTTTTGAGAGCACAAAACCAATAATTGAATCGGTAAGCCCTTTAATGGTTTGGAAAGACACAACACTCAAAATTAGAGGTCCATTTGTTAAATATATATCTGGATTTTATAATTATGGAACACCAAATGTAATTAATGACAGTCTTGTTCACATTAAAATAAATTACCCACCCAACGCAAACAAAATATATGGCTACTATAATGGAGAAGAAATTTGCGCAAAAGATTCAATTGGTTGGCTACCTCCAATTGTCAAAGCAGTAGATCCTTCTGTTGCATACAGTGGTGATAAAATAATAGTAAGCGGTGAAAGGTTTTTTGAAGGTCTACTTATTGTATTTGGAGATAATCTAATTCGAGCCGATTATATTAATGAAAACACAATCGAGTTTATTGTACCGCCAATTAATTCGGGTCAACACAACATAGAGTTTCAGTATTCACAACAAAAATTCGATGTACAAGAAAGTATTTACTTTGAAGTTCCCGCAATTTCAATCACTAATATTAGTCCATCAATTGCAAAACGTGGAGACACAATTGAAATATCACTCGAAAATGCGAACCCAAACGAATATTTTTCAGTTTATATTGATGGAAACTGGGCTGATGTTGTTGAAGTTAATGAATCTAGTATTCGAGCTAAAATTGGTAACAATATTCTTTTATCCGATTATCCATCCGTTAAAGTCAACAATGGTGGTAGAATCGGCATCTTAGAAATGGGATTTCAAGCAATTGAGCCATGGGAGCAAATTATGGAAATTGAAGATTTTCATGTACAATATTCCTCCATTGCGCATCCAAATAACATTCCCGTAATGTTGACAAGAAAATATTATTATGGAGACTATGTTCTTCTACAATACAATGAAACATTTAACAATTGGGATAAAATTGCAACATATGATCTAACAGGAACCTATCCTTATGTGATGTCTAAAGATGACATGATGTATTTTGTTAGTCATGATGAAGACAGCGAGGCGCGAAAAATAATCAAAATAGAATCCTATTCCACATCTAAAATGGAATGGGACGAAGAAGGATCATTTTTCTATGAAGGAGAACCCAATAGTTTAATTACATTTTTAAAAGAAGAAAAAATTTATGTAGGAGATAAAAGTGTAATGAAATCGTTTGACCTAAAAAAGAAAACATGGGAAGATAAAACAATTGTACCAACTGATGAATATAGACCTAACAATATTATTTCGTTCGCTATAAATAATCGTTCCTATATTCTGTTTAGCAATATTGATAAAACCAACGATGAATCCAATTCTGAATTTTGGGAATATGATTCTGATAATGATAGTTGGAAATACATTCCTGGTTGTCCTTTCTATGTAAACTACTATTCTACATTCTGTAGCGACAATCAAATGGCCTATTGCACAATTAATCAATATGATAGTTCAAAAAAGGAGCTATGGGTATTCGATACAAATAACTCTACTTGGGAAAATTACCTTCCTCCAGCAGAAAGGTGTAATAGCACTTTATCATTTACTCACAATGGTTTTCTATATTATGGATACAGCGACGGATACGGCAATGGTTTAGATATGAGCAGAACAAATATTAATGATCTTATTAAATTAGAAGAATAATAAATACCTAATAATTAAACCAATCCCAACTTCTACCGAGTTGGGATTTTTATTTTCCCATCACATAAAAAAGTGATTATCTAATAGTAACACCTTTCATTATCTCTCAAGAATGAAATGTTGTCATAGCTAAACTCATTTGAGTTTAGTTTTTTATTCCCCAAACGTATTATTTTTTAGAAAAATTATTTTTAAAAAATATAAATTAATTAACACGCAATTGTATAAACATAAATAAATGTATTTTTAAGATTCAAACATCAAAATACCTATGATACGGAATTTCTTCTTTTACCTATTTGTTCTAATGTACATTTTTAGTGCTTGCGATAGTTCAACGATTTATGAAACCATTGAAGATGAAAAATATTGGACCTATGCTGGAACAGACATAAGCAATGTGAACGAGTTCTCGGTTGAATTGAATGCAATGCCGCTGAGAACAGGTGAATCGGGAAAGTGGGAAATTGTTTCAGGATTAGTTGACAATAAAGTATCATTTGATAAAATTGAAGCCCCTAAAACTACCTTTCATGGATTACCCGGTGAATCGTATCAACTGTGTTGGCATGTTAGTAATCAGAAAGAAACTTCTGGAGATACCATTTCTGTTGCATTTAACCCCCTAAAGCTTAGCATTAAGGATTTTAGCTTTGCTTACTATACCACCCGATTTACATTAAGTGGAGAAAAATTTGATAATGGTCACTGGGAAATAGATGGTGAAGTACTAAACCGAAACACTCTGGATGTAAATAGTCCATACATTACTATTCAGGGAGCAGAAAACACTACCATAAAAGCTACATGGATTTCCAACTACGGAAGTAAAACGGCATCGAAAACCATAGAATTACAAACTTCAAATTTCTCAGAATTTGAGGCGCTGGAAGATCTTGGTGTCGAAATTGAAGATTACCCGCAAGACTATCAATTGAATGAAGATGGACATGTGATCCAACTCAACCTACATGCAAGTGGCGTTACATGGAGATTTGCGGACATTGATCAATTCCCTGCGCTTAAAGCCCTTAAATATTTACAGAAATTAGATATTGGGGGAAATTCTCTGAATACTTTACCTGTCTCAATTCCTGATATTATGAGTAACTTGCGTTATTTAGACTGTTCTCATAATTACATCTCTTCTCTTCCAGATAATATTGGAAACCTTGTACAATTAGACACTTTGATTCTTGGCCATCAAAACTCATCCTATCAAGGAATTAAAAATATTCCTCATCTACCTGATAGTTTCGGTAATCTGAAAAGTTTAAAATATTTAGACATGGTAGGTCTTGATTGTGAAAAATTGCCAGATAATTTTGCAAACCTAACAGAACTCACCTATTTAAATCTATTCTATAATAACATCAGTTATCTACCTGATAATATTGGCAAGCTTACAAAACTTGAATATCTAGATTTATGGATCACTTGTGATTTACCAGAATCATTTTCGGAACTAAGAAGTTTAAACGATTGCAGGGTGGTAATTAAAAAAGAAGGTGCTACAACAATAATGCCTGATAACATTGGGAATTTAAATAAATTAACCAGACTAACACTACAAGGAAATTTTACAAACCTTCCTGAAAGCATTGGGAATTTAAAAGAGCTAAAATACCTAGAGATTAGTTCTGATCAGGAGATTAGCATTAGTAAAGTTCCAGAATCAATAGGTAATCTTATAAAACTTGAAACCTTATTTTTAAACGGTAAATTTACTGAATTACCTGAAAGTTTTGGAAATTTGCAGAGCTTAAAATCAGTTAGCGTTCTCAGTTGTTTAAAATCTTTACCTAACAGCATTGGCAATCTCCCTTTAGTTGATGCATTATTCCAGAATGGTGAAATAGAATACTTACCAGAGAGTATTACACAGATTGAATCCCTAAAATATTTGTATTTATCGTACAATGCAATTAAGGAATTACCCGAATCAATGGGCAATCTTAAAAACCTATATCAATTCAATCTGTTTTCCAATAATCTGAAAGACCTACCCATTTCAATACAAAATCTTTCAGAAAATTTAGGATATCTTAATTTAGGGAAAAATAATATACCTAAAGATAAACAAGAAACAATTACCTCTTGGCTACCAACAACCTCTGTTTCATTCAATTAAACACCTCCAATGATTCACTCAATATATTACCCAAAACAGCTTAATAAATCCTTATTGGTAATCGCCAATATTTGTCTCTTCTTTCTCTTAATAGCCTGTACTAAGGAAGATATTATAACAATTCACCAACCTCAAACAGAAATTGTTTCTATTCAAAAAACATCTATTACCAGTTTTAAGGTAAAAGCCAGATTCAATTTTGGAATCAACACCGAAATTATTGATGCAGGGC contains:
- a CDS encoding glycosyltransferase family 117 protein, which gives rise to MSKYQKTNIIAGWISFAIAALVYFLTLEPTVSFWDCGEFITSAYKLEIGHAPGAPFFMILARFFSLFASGPENVAVLINSMSGLASAFTILFLFWTITHLAKKLVVSDNEIKGTQIWTIISAGFIGAMAYAFSDTFWFSAVEGEVYATSSLFTAVVFWCILKWENEEGQAYANRWLILIAYLMGLSIGVHLLNLLAIPAIVMVYYFKKYEASRNGILKALGVALLLLGGAMYVIIPGVVKVAFVFDLFFVNVIGLPFNYGAIVFIIVLAAALTWGIRYTLAHGKVVLNTLLTALTVVLIGYSSYSLIMIRSASNPGLDQNNPEDLYSLLYYLNREQYGDKPLVYGESFNTPLEEETYVDDKDVYIKKDGKYVVSYTKQKANYKSSQKMVFPRMYTKGMTGRNPEEYAKWSGIRADQKAKPTFAQNLKFFFSYQVNYMYLRYFMWNFAGRQTDKQSYGGVLDGNWISGIPLVDNMRLGDQSLRPDHMKNNKGNNTYYFLPLLLGLAGLLYQYKKSVQGKKDFYVVLLLFLLTGLAIVVYLNQPPLQPRERDYAYAGSFYAFAIWIGLGLLAVFELAKKGIKKDVIALPVAFVLCFAAVPTLLIQQNWDDHDRSDRYFAHDLAYNYLNSCAPNAILFTMGDNDTFPLWYLQEVEGIRTDVRVCNLSYLSTDWYIDQMKKDNYDSYRLPISMEKEKYLMGNRDVVYIVDDPRFEAWVKKNKGLNLKDALEYVLSDKESTKKIYGYDERIDHFPASKFRLPIDKQQVLDTKTVAEIDSANIVDQMQWKLDKNYTDKSGLILYDMLVTNNWERPIYFSITVPSSGYYGLEDYFRLEGFAYKLVPIKYEKDDLQIGGVNTDVMYTNLMTKFKWGNMNDPEVYIDETTSRLCMNMRNNFLRLSEALMDEGKRDSAVQVLDKCVDLVPNEKVPFDYLSILLAQSYYRASEYEKAGEMVSLISDRLVHELDYYKSLNPVSTSEFPRFQNRNFALLQELYRITAKYEHKELNEKIEAEFKRLLESYKKG
- a CDS encoding glycosyltransferase family 117 protein; protein product: MKSNYKLVNNVLGWLAFAVAAITYALTMEPSASLWDCGEFITSANGLQVGHPPGAPLFMIIARFFALFAPDPSYAALMVNLMSALASAFTIMFLFWTITHLAKKLFVKDGEISLANGVAVLGAGMVGALAYTFSDTFWFSAVEGEVYALSSLFTAVVFWAILKWENVADEKYANRWIILIAYLMGLSIGVHLLNLLAIPAIVFVYYFKKHEPTRNGILAALGISLVILGVIMYGIIPGVIKIASWFELAFVNGLGAPFKTGVLVYAISLIALMVWTINYSIKHNKVILNTIVTSFIVIMIGYSSFAMIVIRSSANPPMDENNPDDVFSLLSYLNREQYGDRPLVFGEYYNAPAVDMVETKPVYIQKKDKNGKDKYVIASYKPKYEFDSRFNTIFPRMYSSNAGHVRDYEYWGNVKKNNPIQVGDEVIYKPSFGSNLRFFFSYQFNHMYWRYFMWNFAGRQNDIQNHGGIRHGNWISGIQFLDEMRLGNQDKLYSELKNKKSRNAYFFLPFILGLIGIFFQLNAGKKGKKDFWVVMLLFLLTGLAIVVYLNQYPHQPRERDYAYAGSFYAFAIWIGFGVLGLYNFLKNKMPALASAGLVTLICLIAVPGLMAQQNWDDHDRGGRYATLAYAKNYLNSCDPNAILFTYGDNDTFPLWYAQEVEGIRRDIRIVNISLLAGDWYINQMRRKAYDSELIPMTLTADKVEPGIRDQVPVVERLSKPELLSEMIKFVASDNEATTVETQSGKKLHYFPGRKVYVPVDSSKVVSNGTVQPEDAGLVVDKLEWNIKKSYLYKNDIAVYDIIANNNWERPIYFSVGMGVDSFLGLEKYFQLEGAAYRLVPIETKPQRNELGHVNTELLYDNYMNKFTFGGLKDPDVHVDQFHILTVNIMSFRANYSRLASALNDEGKKDKAIKIMDRCMEELPTSKIPFDNTLIGFIQEYYRAGATDKANVLLSDMAQQSYDKLNYFLSLESQYANAFRAEQEREIRVVQMLLGLADMGEQTKLREDLQLKFEMLFKTFVE
- a CDS encoding acylphosphatase, giving the protein MDGKSVSIQVSGKVQNVGYRYQAKEAANRFGVRGFVKNQPDGTVYLEVIGTNLAVELFCEWCRKGPDWAKVKDIFICNLPDQDFADFVIK